GAAAAAGCGCAGCAATATCTAGATCGTATTACTAATAGTGGCTCTCGAATGCAAAAACTCATTGAAAACTTACTGGCTTACTCCCGCGCTGGTACAGGTGAACAAACTTAGATCTTGGTCGATCTCAATCAGGTATTAAATCAGGTTACTAAAGATTGACAATCAGCGCTCGCCACTGACTCAGAACGTTCTGCTTTACGTAAATCTTCTTGACACCAAAAACCAAACTGAGCAATTCCAGGCTCGAGCGGGCTAACTATTTCGTTATGACCATTAGTTGCTCATTTTGGTGCAGCAGCCATAGGAAACTGCCCATTGACATATAAATTACGGATTGAGCGCAAACCTAAGCGATCTAAAGCACGTCGCCGAATTGGAGTTCCCCCCAGCTTAGAAATTACCCAGCCTACTTGATTCCCCGCCCAAAGAGGAATGCCGCGATCGTAAATAAAATGAGCATGAACGGGCGATCGCAAAAATACTCCTTGTTGTTGGGCTATTTGAGGTAGTTTATTCCACAATAGCTGAGCAATACAGGGCAGATCGGCAAGAGCAGGATGACGAAATGCCAACATAAATCTGGTTTTTCCCTGTTGAAACTGATTATATAAATCAATTAACTCCGAAGCATTGTCAATCTCAACGTTAATAATGTTGTGGTTGTAGCGTAACCAAAATGGTATTATTCCTTTGGCTATTCTCCAGACGATAGGGTTATAAGTAGGAGGAATAAACTCCAAAGAGGGCTGAGCTTGGATCATTATGATTAACTCGATTATCTGAGCTGGTGTATTTCCTGCCTCAGTTTAGTCTTTTTTATTCATAGCACCAATACCTTGAAACAGCATGAATAAACCACTAACAACAATCAATAGAGCAACTACTCCAAATGCTACATCTGTCCAGTTGGTATTTTCCATTTGCTTTTTTAAAATGAATATAGAATACTAAAACATTATCTGCTAGTTTTCTACTTATATTGAATAAGAATGTTTCGAGTTATAACCCCTGGTTTTGAGGCGCAGTATGATCGTTGGACAGATGCCTTGAATAAGGCTAATTCTTTAATACCAAATTGCCAAGGTCTATTTAAAGATGTGCGTATTTATTATCAAAATAATTTAATTTGGCTTTACAGCCGTTCTCATAAATATCCTCAATACATCGGTGCGGGTGTTTATGATAAGTTAGCTCAGTTATTTATAAGAGAAGCAATAGAAGAATCAGCCAGCAATGATTTAGAAGAAGAAAATCAATAATGATTTAAACTATGAGATATAAAAGTTTTTTCGTAGTTTATAGCTTTTATATCTTAGCGTTTTTAATTCAATAAAATGTCACAATATAAAAATAAGTATTAAAGAAGTAGCTCAAAAGTATAGATTAAAAATTAGGTTTAAAAATTTAAATACCATTGCTAAATCTGTCTTGTCAATACTGATATTGATAACGATACTATTCTCAACAGCGCGACTGATACTTTTCGCCACTTATACAAGTTTATTGACGTTCTGCTGACCATTAATAGCAATATTAGGCTTAATAAGATACATTCAGGTCAAATGAAATCAGGATTTAATCTTTATGGCAACATCTCCACCTCGTTTACTTATAGCAGCCAGCGGTACAGGAGGACATTTATTTCCAGCGATCGCTCTTGCCCAGCAGCTATCAGATTACAAAATAGAGTGGTTGGGTACAGCAAATCGTCTGGAAACCAGTCTAGTACCGAACGATTATCCTCTCAATATCATTTCCGTCGAAGGATTTCAGCAGAAGTTTAGTCTCAATTCGCTCAAAATTATTTCTGGCTTTATTGCATCTATTTTTCAAACCCAGAAGTTAATCAAAGAACATCAAATTGATGCGGTGTTTACTACGGGAGGATATATAGCTGCCCCAGCGATCTTGGCTGCCCGTCTACAAAAAAAACCAGCAATAATTCATGAATCTAACTATATCCCTGGTAAGGTTACCAAGTTTCTCAGTCGTTGGTGTGATGCGGTAGCGTTGGGTTTTTCGGGAACAGCCCAGTATTTGCCTCAGACAAAAACAGTTCATGTTAGTACCCCAGTGCGATCGCAGTTTCTGATGCCCCAACCTTTGGATCTAAATATTCCTGATGATGCGGTGATGATTTTGGTTGTAGGTGGTTCACAGGGGGCGGTAGCGGTGAATAAACTAGTGCGAGAGGCAGCCCCAGCTTGGTTTGATTTGGGTGCTTATGTAGTTCATCTGACAGGTAAAAATGATCCTGATGCCAATAGCCTAGAGCATCCACACTATATTGCTATTCCTTTTTCCGACAACATGGCGGGATTATTACAAAGAGCAAATTTAGCGATCGCTCGCTCAGGGGCGGGAACAATTACCGAACTCGCCTTTACTGGTACTCCTGCGGTATTAATTCCTTATCCTTATGCAGCAGAAGATCATCAAACATACAACGCTAAAGAATACCAAGATGCTGGGGCAGGAGTAATATATCAACAGTCAAAACTTACTGCCAAAATATTAGCAGAACAAGTATCCCAATGGTTGCGATCACCCGAACAACTACAGAAGATGAGCAATAAAGCCAAAGCTCTAGCCGTTACCGATAGTGCAGAAAGGCTAGCTACACTTGTTCGTAGTTTGGTAATCAGCACGGTTAAGCCGCAGCGAGATAATTAGTAATCATTCAATCAATGGCTGGCTTAGTTGATCTTTAGTCGATCTATGTTAATAACGTTTGGCAGGGTCAAGTCTTAGTAAGTGATAATAAATCTACAATCAATAATAATTATATTAGTCTGACAACATCATTAAGAGCGATCGCTATGACAACAGTTGAAACTCAAGCTCAAGCAGCTTCTGGAATGGATGCGTCCAAAAAAGGTTTGCCCGTCACTATCATCACTGGTTTTTTAGGCAGCGGAAAAACTACTCTACTTAATCATATTCTGACTAATCAAGACGGAATTAAGACCGCAGTTTTGGTTAATGAGTTTGGTGAAATCGGTATAGACAATGAATTAATTGTCTCCACTGACGAAAGCATGGTTGAGCTAAACAACGGCTGTATTTGCTGCACGATTAACGAAGATTTAGTCAATGCAGTCTATAAAATTCTCGAGCGAGAAGAAAAGATTGATTACCTAGTTGTAGAAACAACTGGGTTAGCCGATCCGCTTCCTGTAGCACTAACTTTTTTGGGTACAGAATTACGCGATATGACTCGTTTAGACTCAATCGTCACGATGGTAGACTGTTCCAACTTCAGCCTGGATTTATTCAATAGCGAAGCAGCTTTGAGTCAAATTCAATATGGTGACGTGCTTGTGCTTAATAAAACCGATTTAGTAGATGAAGCTGATGTCGATGCCCTAGAAATTAGAGTCAGAGATCTTAAAAAAGACGCTCGCATTTTGCGGACACAAAAGTCTCAGGTGTCACTTCCCTTAATTTTAAGCGTTGGTTTGTTTGAGTCAGATAAATACTTTGAGCAAACTGAATCAACAGAACATCAGCACGATCATGAACATCATCATGACCACGATCACCACGATCGCCACGATCATGAACATCATCATGACCACGATCGCGATCATCACGAGCATTCTCATCACTTGGAAAACGACGGCTTTTCTTCAATTTCATTTCAGTTTGATCGACCTTTTAATATTCGTAAATTTCAGTACTTTTTAGATAATCAGCTTTCTGAAAGCATTTTCCGCGCTAAAGGAATTCTTTGGTTTGATGAAAGTCCTAAGCGTCATGTTTTTCACTTAAGCGGTAAAAGGTTCACTTTAGAAGACGAAGAATGGAGAGGCGAACCAAAAACTCAGTTAGTTTTAATCGGTCAAAATTTAGATCAAAAGACACTGCGCCAACAAATTGAAAATTGCGTTTGTTTACCAAAAAGCGATCGCGGTAAAGGATTTGGCAAGTAATTATTAATTAAGCGAATAAATGCGAGTTGTTGTCCAGCGAGTAAAATCTGCTTCCGTTAGGGTTAATCGCCAAATTATTGGCAAAATTGGTCAAGGATTGAATCTTTTGGTGGCAATTTCTGCTACCGACACCGAAGTTGAACTCGACTGGATGACTCGCAAATGTCTCGAGTTACGTTTGTTTCCGGATCGAGATAAACTCTGGAGTAAGTCTGTAATGGATATTCAGGGGGAAATTTTAGTAGTCAGCCAATTTACCCTCTATGGCGATTGTCGTAAAGGTCGTCGCCCTTCCTTTAGTAATTCTGCTGCACCCAATATTGCTGAACCCCTTTACGATCTGTTTGTTGACAAACTCCAGCAAAGTGGTTTAGCGATCGCCACTGGTCAATTTGGTGCAACGATGGAAGTCAACATTGAAAATGATGGCCCAGTAACTCTTGTTTTAGATAAATAACGTCATTATTTTTGAAAATTGTCCCCCAAATAATATTGCTTGACCAAAGAATTGCTATAAAGTTCTTCTGCTGTTCCAGAGGCTAAAATTTGACCATCTCGCATCACGTAAGCGCGGTTAGTAATTGCTAGGGTTTCACGAAAGTTATGGTCGGTGATTAAGATACCCATTTGGCGATCGCGCAATTGAGCGATAATTTCCTGGATCTCAGCTACCGCAATCGGATCGACCCCAGCAAACGGCTCATCTAGTAACAAATATTTAGGTCCATTTAGCCCCGCTGCTAAGGCTCTGGCTAATTCAGTCCGTCTTCTTTCTCCCCCTGAAACCAGCGAACCCAAAGTATGTGCAACTTTCTCTAGGCGAAATTCTCTTAATAGCTGTTGCAGCTTGACTGGTCGAGCAGGACGAGGTATTCCTGTTTGTTCCAAAACCAACAAAATATTATCTTGAACGCTGAGGTTACGAAAAATACTTGCCTGCTGAGTCAAAT
Above is a window of Coleofasciculaceae cyanobacterium DNA encoding:
- the murG gene encoding undecaprenyldiphospho-muramoylpentapeptide beta-N-acetylglucosaminyltransferase, whose translation is MATSPPRLLIAASGTGGHLFPAIALAQQLSDYKIEWLGTANRLETSLVPNDYPLNIISVEGFQQKFSLNSLKIISGFIASIFQTQKLIKEHQIDAVFTTGGYIAAPAILAARLQKKPAIIHESNYIPGKVTKFLSRWCDAVALGFSGTAQYLPQTKTVHVSTPVRSQFLMPQPLDLNIPDDAVMILVVGGSQGAVAVNKLVREAAPAWFDLGAYVVHLTGKNDPDANSLEHPHYIAIPFSDNMAGLLQRANLAIARSGAGTITELAFTGTPAVLIPYPYAAEDHQTYNAKEYQDAGAGVIYQQSKLTAKILAEQVSQWLRSPEQLQKMSNKAKALAVTDSAERLATLVRSLVISTVKPQRDN
- a CDS encoding GTP-binding protein, encoding MTTVETQAQAASGMDASKKGLPVTIITGFLGSGKTTLLNHILTNQDGIKTAVLVNEFGEIGIDNELIVSTDESMVELNNGCICCTINEDLVNAVYKILEREEKIDYLVVETTGLADPLPVALTFLGTELRDMTRLDSIVTMVDCSNFSLDLFNSEAALSQIQYGDVLVLNKTDLVDEADVDALEIRVRDLKKDARILRTQKSQVSLPLILSVGLFESDKYFEQTESTEHQHDHEHHHDHDHHDRHDHEHHHDHDRDHHEHSHHLENDGFSSISFQFDRPFNIRKFQYFLDNQLSESIFRAKGILWFDESPKRHVFHLSGKRFTLEDEEWRGEPKTQLVLIGQNLDQKTLRQQIENCVCLPKSDRGKGFGK
- the dtd gene encoding D-aminoacyl-tRNA deacylase, which produces MRVVVQRVKSASVRVNRQIIGKIGQGLNLLVAISATDTEVELDWMTRKCLELRLFPDRDKLWSKSVMDIQGEILVVSQFTLYGDCRKGRRPSFSNSAAPNIAEPLYDLFVDKLQQSGLAIATGQFGATMEVNIENDGPVTLVLDK
- the lptB gene encoding LPS export ABC transporter ATP-binding protein — encoded protein: MALVLDNIHKSYGKRNIVNRVNLQVLPGEIVGLLGPNGAGKTTTFYIATGLVKPNDGTVKLNERNITSLALHQRARLGMGYLTQQASIFRNLSVQDNILLVLEQTGIPRPARPVKLQQLLREFRLEKVAHTLGSLVSGGERRRTELARALAAGLNGPKYLLLDEPFAGVDPIAVAEIQEIIAQLRDRQMGILITDHNFRETLAITNRAYVMRDGQILASGTAEELYSNSLVKQYYLGDNFQK